From the Desulfobulbaceae bacterium genome, the window TTTTGCAAATGACATGGAACTGGTAAAGGCTGGCGAGATAGAGTTGAGAACGTGAAGGCTGTTTTCGCCTTTTTCAATGAGAAAATCCATGACCAGTTCTTTAGTGTCAAGGTTTATCAGTTGAGGGCGTATGCCGACTTTTGGGCATTGCATGATGTCCTCAGGAGAGAGCTCTTTGACTAACTTTTTAGCGTCGTTAAAGAAATATTTGAAAATATATTTCTTTGGTTCTTCCAGAGCGATGGCCCTGAATTTTTTGTTTTGGAAGAAAAGAGCCAGGTCCCGCAGCATAATTTCAAAGCTTTCACTGTCGAGACCCTTGAGTATCCCATAGTTTTCCCTTCCAAAAGCTGGAATGGCTGTAGGCCCCAGATAAACGTCTCCGGTGACACTTTTACTGAAATGAACGCCGAGAAATGGATTTTTTATATTGGGTACGGGGTATATGTTGCCATTCACCATTGATCGTTTGTGTGGTTTTAGCTGGCGGTAAACACCTTTAAATGGGATCAGTTTATAGTTTAAGCCGATTCCGAAGGTATGGGCGACCTTGTCGCTGTATGATCCGGCAACATTGATCAACTGTTTATAAGAAATGGTACCTTGGCTGGTAATAGCTTCGTTTCTTGTATTTGTATTTTGGTAGGCAGTGTTGAAAAGTATCTTTATCTTACCTGAACTGATCAGTTCATTCTCTAAACAAGCCAATATTTTCTTCGGGTCCACTGTTGCGGTGTAGTGGGAGAAGAGGGCTTGGTCTGTGGTCTTGGCATTTGGCTCTATCTCTGCGAGTTGCTTTTTATCGATTAGTTCAACCTTGGCGCCATTTTGTTGGGCCCGTTTGTGGAGTTCATGCAAAGCCTCATGCTGGTCGACTGAGGTTGTGACTACAACTTTCCCTGATTTGAAAAGTGGCAGGTCGTGTTCTTCGCAGTATTTGCGCATACGGAAATTACCATCAAGACAGTGTTTGGCTTTGGCTGTTTCCGGAGTGTAATAGATGCCGGCATGAAGTATGCCGCTGTTCCTGCCTGAGGCGTGTTTGCCGACAGAAGATTCTTTTTCAAGAATAACAATATCTTCATAGCCGCGAGAAACCAGTTCTCTGGCGACTGTCAGACCAAGGATTCCACAGCCGCAGATTAGCGTGTGTGTTGATGTGGTAACTGTTTGCATGTGAGCACCTCTTTTGTGATGCATTCGTACCTGTTCAGTGTATCGTAAGAATAATGGCGGGGCAATCCTTGCTAACATCTTTATGCCAGAGCGTAGCAGGAAATCCCCCCTGGCCCCCCTTTACAAAGTGGGGGATCATTAGCTTCCCCCTTTACAAAGTGGGTATCATTAGCTTCCCCCTTTGAAAAGGGGGATTGAGGGGGATTTTATAATCATCTTATTGAACCACTAAACCAGTAAACCAAATCAACCAATCAACTGATCTCCAAACCTAATCAAGTTCGTATTTATCGCGCCAGTTATCTTTTTCCTGCCACTTGGGTTGCTCAGTTTTGCTGAAGAGATAGTTGCCGACTACCAGATGATCCATTTCCGTGCGCATGAAGCATTGATAGGCATCTTCCGGGGTGCAGACGATGGGTTCGCCGCGCACATTGAAACTGGTGTTTACAACTAGTCCGTACCCTGTTTGTTCTTTAAAGGCGTTGATCAGATGCCAGTAACGCGGGTTGGTCTCTTTGTGCACTGTTTGGATGCGAGCCGAAAAATCAACATGGGTGATGGCTGGAATATCAGATCGTAAATGGTACAAACGTTCATACATCTCTTTGCTGTCATAATCTGCCGGGGTCTCTTTACGGCGGTCTTCGTTAACAGGTGCAACCAGGAGCATGTAGGGGGAGCTGCCTTCAATTTTAAAATAGTCACTGGCATCTTCAGCAAGAACTGAAGGCGCAAAGGGTCTAAAACCTTCACGATATTTGATTTTCAGATTAAGACGTTTTTGCATCTCTGGGTGACGCGGGTCGCCCAAGATACTTCTGCCTCCAAGAGAGCGTGGCCCCCACTCAAGACGCCCTTGGCACCAGCCGACAATTTGACCATCGGCAAGTAGCTTTGCTGTCTTTTGGGCCAGTTGATAAAAGTCATCAAAATAGGTGCTTTTAGCGCTGTACTTTCGGCAAAGTCGAGCGGCATCAATTTCCGAAAACTCAGGGCCCAGATAGCTGCCCTTCATTTTATCACTTCCATCCTTATTTGCCGTGCGTGCCTGGCCCTTCCAGATGTGGTGGGCGGCATAGGCAGCCCCGAGTGCGCCTCCTGCATCACCTGCGGCAGGCTGTATCCAAAGATTGCAGATTTTCTCCCGCAGGAGTTTGCCGTTGGCCACGCAGTTTAAAGCGACACCGCCAGCCATGACCAGATTATTGCTGCCGGTGAGCGAAAGTGCAGTTTTGGCGAGTTGTATGACAATTTCTTCGGTAACCAGCTGGATGGCCATGGCCATATCCATATAATCTTGAGAAAACTCAGATTCGGATTCGCGCTTAGGTAGGCCAAACAGTTTGTGCCATTTGTCGTTATGGCACATTTTTAATCCCGTGGCATAGTCAAAATAGTCCATGTCTAGCAAGATGCTGCCGTCTTCCCGAATATCGATAAGATTGTTAATTATTAATTCTTTGAATCGCTGAACTTGTGTGCCTTCCTGGTTGCCATAAGGAGCCAGTCCCATAAGTTTGTACTCGCCGCTGTTTACCTTGAACCCAAGGTAGTA encodes:
- the lhgO gene encoding L-2-hydroxyglutarate oxidase, coding for MQTVTTSTHTLICGCGILGLTVARELVSRGYEDIVILEKESSVGKHASGRNSGILHAGIYYTPETAKAKHCLDGNFRMRKYCEEHDLPLFKSGKVVVTTSVDQHEALHELHKRAQQNGAKVELIDKKQLAEIEPNAKTTDQALFSHYTATVDPKKILACLENELISSGKIKILFNTAYQNTNTRNEAITSQGTISYKQLINVAGSYSDKVAHTFGIGLNYKLIPFKGVYRQLKPHKRSMVNGNIYPVPNIKNPFLGVHFSKSVTGDVYLGPTAIPAFGRENYGILKGLDSESFEIMLRDLALFFQNKKFRAIALEEPKKYIFKYFFNDAKKLVKELSPEDIMQCPKVGIRPQLINLDTKELVMDFLIEKGENSLHVLNSISPAFTSSMSFAKLIADRLED
- a CDS encoding carbamoyltransferase, whose amino-acid sequence is MSISILGISAYYHDSAAVLLQDGEIIAAVHEERFTRKKHDQSFPTNAVTYVLKEAGLKVSELDAIAFYDKPLLKFERLLETYHAFAPSGLKSFLSAMPVWIKEKLFMKKMLWDELAEIEGGSVKPRPALLFPEHHLSHAASAFYPSPFDEAAILTIDGVGEWATTTICHGKGKEITILKELPFPHSLGLLYSAFTYYLGFKVNSGEYKLMGLAPYGNQEGTQVQRFKELIINNLIDIREDGSILLDMDYFDYATGLKMCHNDKWHKLFGLPKRESESEFSQDYMDMAMAIQLVTEEIVIQLAKTALSLTGSNNLVMAGGVALNCVANGKLLREKICNLWIQPAAGDAGGALGAAYAAHHIWKGQARTANKDGSDKMKGSYLGPEFSEIDAARLCRKYSAKSTYFDDFYQLAQKTAKLLADGQIVGWCQGRLEWGPRSLGGRSILGDPRHPEMQKRLNLKIKYREGFRPFAPSVLAEDASDYFKIEGSSPYMLLVAPVNEDRRKETPADYDSKEMYERLYHLRSDIPAITHVDFSARIQTVHKETNPRYWHLINAFKEQTGYGLVVNTSFNVRGEPIVCTPEDAYQCFMRTEMDHLVVGNYLFSKTEQPKWQEKDNWRDKYELD